The genomic DNA CTGTTAGAACAAGAACTTGACCGATTGGGCGTATCGATTGGTACCCGGGAAATTGCTTATGAGCTCCGCAACAATCCTCCACAATACGTGCAGCAAGCCGAGGTCTTTCAGAATAACGGTCAGTTCGATGCCGCAAAATACGAGGAGTTTCTCCGCAATCCGCAAGCCACCAACGAAATCATTATGCTGGAAATGGATGTAAAAGCCCGGTTGCGACAACAACGGCTAATCGATCAAATCACTGCTTCAGCGATGGTTTCTCAGAAGGAGTTGTGGGAGGATTGGACCGACAAGAATACCACGTTCAAGTTGAAGTATATCGCATTCCCAACTGAGAATAATCCTGCCGATACCAACAGTGTAACCGAGCAGGAAGTCGAGGCGGAGTACAAAGCCCGGCAAGAGGAATTCAAGATTGCTGAACAGCGCAAAGTGTGGTTTGTTCAATTCTCCGAGCAACCGACTGCATCCGATAGTGCCCATGCAAAAGAACAAGCGTATGAGATTTATCAAAGGGCGAAAAAAGGAGAGGATTTTGCGGAGTTAGCCAAGACTTATTCGGAAGATAACTCGGCACAGAATGGCGGGTCAGTAGGATATTTTGGTCGCGGCCGAATGGTGAAGCCGTTTGAGGAATTGGCTTTTAGCACTCCTATCGATAGCATAGCCCCTCCGGTAATGACTCAATTCGGGTGGCATGTTATTAAGGTTACCGGTAAGAAAGCAGCGACCGCCGCCAAGAAAGCGAAGAAAGGGCAACCGGAAACTCCGGCACAAGACGAACAAGTCGAAGCTTCTCACGTGCTTTTCAAGTTCACCGCTTCTCCGGAAACAAAAGATTTGATTCGGGAAACGGCACGCGAATTTGCGCAGAGTTTACAGACAAAAAAATCCGATGTAAATGTCTTAGCAAAGCAGTACAACGTCAAACTCGATTCGTCAGGATTATTCACGCAACAGACCGGTTCCATTCCGAAAGTGGGTCGATCTATCTTAGCGACGAATTTTGCATTTGAATCTAAGATCGGCGAGGTTTCCTTCCCATACTACATCCGCAACGCCTGGTTTGTCGTCGGAGTTGTTGAAGTAAAAGCAGCCGGAGTACGTCCCCTAACAGAAGTGCGCAAGCAAATCGTCGATCAATTGGTAAAAGAGAAGCGAATTACCAAAGCAGTACAGAAAGCAAACGAAGCGAAGGGTCGTGGTGCTAATC from bacterium includes the following:
- a CDS encoding peptidylprolyl isomerase; this encodes LLEQELDRLGVSIGTREIAYELRNNPPQYVQQAEVFQNNGQFDAAKYEEFLRNPQATNEIIMLEMDVKARLRQQRLIDQITASAMVSQKELWEDWTDKNTTFKLKYIAFPTENNPADTNSVTEQEVEAEYKARQEEFKIAEQRKVWFVQFSEQPTASDSAHAKEQAYEIYQRAKKGEDFAELAKTYSEDNSAQNGGSVGYFGRGRMVKPFEELAFSTPIDSIAPPVMTQFGWHVIKVTGKKAATAAKKAKKGQPETPAQDEQVEASHVLFKFTASPETKDLIRETAREFAQSLQTKKSDVNVLAKQYNVKLDSSGLFTQQTGSIPKVGRSILATNFAFESKIGEVSFPYYIRNAWFVVGVVEVKAAGVRPLTEVRKQIVDQLVKEKRITKAVQKANEAKGRGANLETIAAASGLKIDTTGTVKARDWLPSVGKELDMTVPAKTAPLNTLLGPARGTRGAYLYTVTERTPADSSQFNSQTMQQTNQIIQKRQQQLYNDYLAKLKKEAKIEDFRYMMYSDF